In the Bacillus shivajii genome, one interval contains:
- the fosB gene encoding metallothiol transferase FosB, with the protein MELQGINHMTFSVSNLDRSIEFYENVLKAKKLMVGKRTAYFELCGQWIALNVQEEIRREEIHDSYTHIAFTVKQEEFQQWYDHLKEHDVQILEGRDRANEEGDSIYFQDPDGHKFEFHTGSLKERLNYYETNRTDFMFFDESLS; encoded by the coding sequence ATGGAACTGCAAGGGATTAACCATATGACATTTTCCGTTTCTAACTTAGATCGGTCGATTGAATTTTATGAGAATGTTTTGAAGGCAAAAAAGTTAATGGTCGGTAAAAGGACGGCTTACTTCGAATTATGTGGTCAGTGGATCGCATTAAACGTTCAAGAAGAGATTCGACGTGAGGAAATTCATGATTCCTATACGCATATCGCTTTTACGGTAAAGCAGGAGGAGTTTCAACAGTGGTACGATCACTTGAAGGAACATGATGTACAAATATTAGAAGGAAGAGACAGAGCCAATGAAGAGGGAGATTCAATTTACTTCCAAGATCCAGATGGTCATAAATTTGAATTTCACACTGGATCCTTAAAAGAACGTTTAAACTATTATGAGACAAATCGTACAGATTTCATGTTCTTTGACGAGTCATTGTCATAG